A genomic region of Desulfosarcina ovata subsp. ovata contains the following coding sequences:
- a CDS encoding TetR/AcrR family transcriptional regulator: MGIQERRERERERRRQQILVAAKRVFSNRGFNKATMEDIAKEAELSPGTLYLYFKNKDELYASLSLRILQYLMIRLEHVNAEPLTDAAQRLKALKSAMYDVYEFDPLILINMFHMQSSETLKNLSSDLLNQIESLSRSSLQVMARIFEDGVRQKMFVAHHPNAVADTLWSLFSGIVLWETSKKTIDNQKDYLRETFDTAFEIFSRGIMRQ; the protein is encoded by the coding sequence ATGGGGATTCAAGAACGAAGAGAACGCGAACGCGAACGACGCAGACAACAGATCCTGGTTGCCGCCAAACGGGTATTTTCCAACCGCGGCTTCAATAAAGCCACCATGGAAGATATCGCCAAAGAGGCCGAACTCAGCCCTGGCACCCTTTATCTCTATTTTAAAAATAAAGATGAACTGTATGCCTCACTCTCTTTGCGAATCCTTCAATATCTGATGATTCGACTGGAGCATGTCAACGCAGAGCCGTTAACCGATGCGGCGCAGCGCCTCAAAGCACTGAAGAGCGCCATGTACGACGTGTACGAATTCGATCCGCTTATCCTGATTAATATGTTCCATATGCAGTCCAGTGAAACGCTCAAGAACCTGTCCTCCGACCTGCTCAACCAGATTGAGTCCCTGAGCCGAAGCTCCCTGCAAGTGATGGCCAGAATCTTTGAAGACGGTGTCCGCCAGAAAATGTTTGTGGCCCATCACCCCAATGCGGTTGCCGACACCCTCTGGTCACTCTTTTCAGGAATCGTTCTCTGGGAGACCAGCAAAAAAACCATCGATAATCAAAAAGATTACCTGAGGGAAACCTTTGATACGGCTTTCGAGATCTTTTCCCGAGGGATCATGCGCCAATAA
- the acs gene encoding acetate--CoA ligase: MAEKEVVETSEAQIAVHWQEEGYYYPSTEFIAQANMSDKGIYERFRLENFPNCFKEYADLLDWYEYWETILDTSDAPCFKWFKGGKINASYNCIDRHLKDNKNKTAIHFVPEPIDARYEHITYQELYVRVNEFAALLRDFAGLKRGDRVTLHMPMVPELPIAMLACARLGVIHSQVFGGFSGTACADRIIDSGSNVLITMDAYYRSGSLIDHKQNADVAVEHAEKDGQKVDKVLVWQRYPGKYSAKTPMVDGRDYFVNDLLKNYYGARVEPERMNSEDPLFLMYTSGTTGKPKGCQHGTGGYLAYVTGTSKFVQDIHPEDVYWCMADIGWITGHSYIVYGPLANCASTVIYEGVPTYPDAGRSWRIAQDLGVNIFHTAPTAIRALRKIGPDEPAKYNYHFKHMTTVGEPIEPEVWKWYHKEVGKGEAIIVDTWWQTETGGFLCSTLPAITPMKPGSAGPGMPGIHPIIYDDEGNVVPRGAGKAGNICIQNPWPGMFQTIWGDRDRFVDTYFARYCKDPSSKDWRDWPYLTGDAAVEAEDGYFRILGRIDDVINVSGHRLGTKEIESAALVVPEVAEAAVVPVAHDIKGKEPDLYIALKPGCEASDDMAKRISDAVCDEIGKIAKPRKVWIVKDMPKTRSGKIMRRVLGAISNKADVGNVMTLANPEIVEEIKAMVQK, translated from the coding sequence ATGGCAGAAAAAGAAGTCGTCGAAACATCAGAGGCACAAATTGCCGTTCACTGGCAGGAAGAAGGTTATTACTACCCGTCCACGGAATTTATTGCCCAGGCCAACATGAGCGACAAAGGCATCTATGAACGCTTCCGCCTGGAAAATTTTCCCAACTGTTTTAAGGAATATGCAGATCTTTTGGACTGGTATGAATATTGGGAAACGATTCTGGATACCAGTGACGCACCCTGTTTCAAATGGTTTAAAGGCGGGAAAATCAACGCCAGTTACAACTGCATCGATCGTCATCTGAAAGATAATAAAAACAAGACCGCCATCCACTTTGTCCCGGAACCCATTGACGCCCGATACGAGCACATTACCTACCAGGAACTCTACGTCCGGGTAAACGAATTTGCCGCCCTGCTCAGGGATTTCGCCGGCCTGAAGCGCGGAGACCGGGTGACCCTGCACATGCCCATGGTTCCTGAACTGCCCATTGCCATGCTGGCCTGTGCCCGACTGGGCGTGATTCATTCCCAGGTATTCGGCGGATTCAGCGGAACGGCCTGCGCCGATAGAATTATCGACTCCGGCAGCAACGTCCTGATCACCATGGATGCCTATTATCGCAGCGGTTCGCTCATCGACCACAAACAAAATGCCGATGTGGCGGTCGAACATGCCGAGAAAGATGGCCAGAAGGTTGACAAAGTGCTGGTCTGGCAACGCTATCCCGGTAAGTACTCGGCCAAAACACCCATGGTCGACGGCCGCGACTATTTCGTCAACGATCTGCTGAAAAACTACTACGGCGCCCGAGTGGAGCCTGAACGGATGAATTCCGAGGATCCGCTCTTTCTCATGTACACCAGCGGCACCACCGGGAAACCCAAAGGCTGCCAGCATGGTACGGGCGGATATCTGGCCTATGTTACCGGTACTTCTAAGTTTGTTCAGGATATTCATCCCGAAGATGTCTACTGGTGCATGGCCGATATCGGCTGGATTACCGGCCACTCCTACATTGTCTATGGTCCGCTGGCCAACTGCGCTTCCACCGTTATCTACGAAGGCGTTCCCACCTACCCGGATGCCGGACGGTCCTGGCGCATCGCCCAGGATCTGGGTGTCAACATCTTCCACACCGCGCCAACGGCCATCCGGGCCCTGAGGAAAATCGGACCCGACGAGCCGGCCAAGTACAACTACCATTTCAAACACATGACCACAGTTGGTGAACCCATCGAACCGGAAGTGTGGAAGTGGTACCACAAGGAAGTGGGCAAAGGCGAAGCCATCATCGTCGATACCTGGTGGCAGACCGAAACCGGTGGGTTCCTCTGCAGTACCCTGCCGGCCATCACCCCCATGAAACCCGGCAGCGCCGGTCCGGGAATGCCCGGCATCCATCCGATCATTTACGATGACGAGGGCAATGTGGTTCCCCGGGGTGCCGGAAAAGCCGGCAACATCTGCATCCAGAATCCATGGCCCGGCATGTTCCAGACCATCTGGGGTGATCGCGACCGCTTCGTCGATACCTATTTTGCCCGATACTGCAAAGACCCGAGCAGCAAAGACTGGCGGGATTGGCCATATCTGACCGGCGACGCCGCAGTGGAGGCCGAAGACGGCTATTTCCGCATCCTCGGCCGCATTGACGACGTCATCAATGTTTCCGGTCATCGCCTGGGAACCAAGGAGATCGAATCGGCGGCCCTTGTGGTTCCCGAAGTGGCCGAAGCCGCCGTCGTACCGGTGGCCCACGACATCAAAGGCAAGGAGCCCGATCTTTACATCGCCCTCAAACCCGGGTGCGAGGCCAGCGACGATATGGCCAAAAGAATCTCCGACGCCGTCTGTGACGAGATCGGTAAAATCGCCAAGCCGCGCAAAGTGTGGATCGTCAAGGATATGCCCAAGACCCGCTCGGGCAAGATCATGCGCCGGGTGCTGGGCGCCATTTCCAACAAGGCGGACGTCGGGAATGTGATGACCCTGGCCAACCCCGAGATTGTCGAAGAGATCAAGGCCATGGTCCAGAAATAG
- a CDS encoding sodium:solute symporter family protein yields MGGTTWVYIMLGLYIIYCFYWGLKGYFTEKTSSGYAIAGRSIPFFAFLLAATAASFSGWTFIGHPGLIWRDGLAYAFASFYVLTIPITGTFFSKRTWLMGKRYGFITPGDMYAYYFNSEALRWLVVLTAVLYSVFYSAVQLMASAALFHIIAGVPVTFGAIFMAFIVWFYVCTGGLKASTWVGVIQFLLLVGGIIILGFFVITAPQFGGWSGFSAAVHNLDAKFLEVPRVINTVDYLGGAPGESAWTAVMVLTYMFALMGIQSSPAFTMWTFGIKSPKPLAWQQAFMSTFVVGFALFFFTAFQGMGAKILELKGIAAFQGINNATVVPTLMNEFLPPFMLGVVFMGAIAAIHSTAAPYIGTGGSILLRDVYWRYIRKQEASHAEQIWMNRVFATVLTILALVVGMTSKAALVILGALATAFGFVMYVLLLGVIWGFKFPRVGAVLGVLVGMLAVFLTYKIWPNPLSMHCAFWGTFSGLVVAYICRGLGVKDDEETMKRQAEVRTFLDDIDAPSESGRQWRSVMKIGVPIWYFFAIGPACILGNKAFSFSGFTPLWSWQITWWILGIIMMWALCFKAEMATTNEVQIDRAEKETNIVVKEA; encoded by the coding sequence ATGGGCGGAACCACGTGGGTTTATATCATGTTGGGGCTTTATATCATCTACTGTTTTTATTGGGGGCTTAAAGGGTACTTCACGGAAAAGACATCGTCCGGGTACGCCATTGCCGGGCGGTCGATCCCATTTTTTGCCTTCCTGCTGGCGGCAACGGCGGCATCGTTTTCCGGGTGGACCTTCATCGGCCATCCCGGACTGATCTGGCGGGACGGTCTGGCGTACGCGTTCGCATCCTTTTATGTACTGACCATTCCCATCACCGGGACCTTCTTCTCGAAACGGACCTGGCTGATGGGAAAACGTTATGGCTTCATCACCCCGGGCGACATGTACGCCTACTATTTCAACAGCGAGGCGCTCCGCTGGCTGGTGGTTCTGACCGCCGTACTGTATTCGGTATTTTACTCGGCCGTCCAGCTGATGGCCTCGGCAGCCCTGTTCCATATCATCGCCGGCGTGCCGGTCACCTTCGGGGCCATCTTCATGGCCTTCATCGTCTGGTTCTACGTCTGCACCGGCGGCCTGAAGGCCAGTACCTGGGTCGGCGTCATCCAGTTCCTGTTGCTGGTGGGCGGCATCATCATTCTCGGATTCTTTGTCATCACCGCACCGCAGTTCGGCGGATGGTCCGGCTTTTCGGCGGCAGTCCACAATCTGGACGCCAAATTCCTCGAAGTGCCCCGGGTAATCAATACGGTGGACTACCTGGGCGGTGCCCCGGGTGAATCTGCCTGGACGGCGGTCATGGTGCTCACCTACATGTTTGCCCTGATGGGTATTCAGAGCTCACCGGCGTTCACCATGTGGACCTTCGGCATCAAATCACCCAAGCCGCTGGCCTGGCAGCAGGCGTTCATGTCTACCTTTGTGGTCGGCTTTGCTCTGTTCTTCTTCACCGCTTTTCAGGGAATGGGCGCTAAGATACTGGAACTGAAAGGAATTGCAGCCTTCCAGGGGATAAATAACGCCACCGTTGTGCCGACCCTGATGAACGAGTTCCTGCCACCCTTCATGCTGGGCGTCGTCTTCATGGGCGCCATCGCGGCCATCCATTCAACGGCGGCGCCATATATCGGTACCGGCGGCTCTATTTTGCTGCGTGACGTCTACTGGCGCTACATCCGCAAACAGGAAGCCAGCCACGCTGAGCAGATCTGGATGAACCGGGTTTTTGCAACCGTGCTGACCATCCTGGCCCTGGTTGTCGGCATGACCAGCAAAGCGGCGCTGGTTATCCTCGGCGCACTGGCAACGGCGTTTGGCTTCGTCATGTATGTTCTGCTCTTGGGCGTGATCTGGGGATTCAAGTTCCCGCGGGTCGGTGCGGTACTCGGCGTCCTGGTCGGCATGCTGGCCGTTTTTCTCACCTATAAAATCTGGCCCAACCCCCTCTCCATGCACTGTGCCTTCTGGGGTACCTTCAGCGGTCTGGTCGTCGCCTACATCTGCCGTGGACTGGGGGTCAAGGATGACGAAGAGACCATGAAACGGCAAGCCGAGGTGAGAACTTTCCTTGACGACATCGATGCGCCCAGCGAATCCGGTCGCCAGTGGCGTAGTGTGATGAAAATCGGTGTCCCCATTTGGTACTTTTTCGCCATCGGGCCAGCATGTATTCTCGGCAATAAGGCATTCTCCTTTTCCGGGTTTACGCCGCTGTGGTCCTGGCAGATTACCTGGTGGATATTGGGTATCATCATGATGTGGGCGCTCTGTTTCAAGGCGGAAATGGCAACCACCAACGAGGTCCAGATCGACCGGGCCGAAAAAGAAACCAATATCGTGGTCAAAGAGGCGTAA
- a CDS encoding response regulator transcription factor, translating into MAKKILIVDDEPSITVPLKFLMEQNQFEVMVVHTGEDALTAIDQFDPDLVLLDVMLPTVDGFQVCQHFKDNPRKKNLKVIFLSAMTRDIDIAKGNTLGADAYITKPFSNADVVKQVKDLLS; encoded by the coding sequence ATGGCCAAAAAGATTCTGATTGTGGATGACGAGCCCAGCATCACCGTACCATTAAAATTTCTAATGGAGCAGAACCAGTTCGAGGTAATGGTTGTCCATACTGGAGAGGATGCCCTGACTGCTATCGATCAATTCGATCCCGATCTGGTTCTCTTGGATGTGATGTTACCAACCGTCGATGGGTTCCAGGTCTGTCAACATTTCAAGGATAACCCCAGGAAAAAGAACCTCAAGGTTATTTTTCTGTCTGCAATGACGCGGGATATCGATATTGCCAAAGGAAATACACTGGGCGCGGATGCCTATATCACCAAGCCGTTTTCAAATGCCGACGTTGTCAAACAGGTTAAAGATCTGCTCTCCTGA
- a CDS encoding exonuclease domain-containing protein yields MRLNNKFWLFAVVCMAFTASITAILAVIFWRQIDPAGQALLIWIFKKQFWYFFSTGVFLFAAFGFTLDWFFRFYIIPLNQLIEETRIMNTVNPAHRMNIDGSREIRVLSDLVNSLGDQYQSARHIIDQTVASARAETEAEKNILATIMAELTQGVLICDPEGRILLYNRQAKRVLSKVRSDESTNGSGESGQQSVPDGFIGLRRSIYSLIDEHLIQYALKEINQKIDQHSESVASHFVVVTHDRRQIGVETLPILDADKGFAGFALILSDITQQLERSGRMDRQFKAMDKNLRSAIAAIRSTVDLMIQFPEMETDRKNAFLGIIADETEVLSRLSRSGLGEGSYPRSRWPRSPIRATDFIATVKNEAAGITDLDVEVAECDARCMIRVDSYAMLLAIVFVLEHLKTECQAQCKRIRLTVPGNLVQLDLIWQGPPVKIETLRRWNELPVAAERKGYPLTLREVLAHNHAEIWPHAHRDKSGEACLRIFIPMIQSENPPEDVRKIPQLPKGRPEFYDFDLFHQAGQTPEIEKRLLGELVYTVFDTETTGLDPRGGDEIISIGAIRVVNGRLLHTETINQLVNPRRRVPPESIKFHGITDKMLQGKPTIEKVLPFFQRFVQNTVLVAHNAAFDMLMLQMNEKKTGIRFINPVLDTMHLSAILHPSHSDHTLDAISQRLGVTVTRRHDALGDAIATGEVFLKMIPLLNEKGIFTQKDARLASQRTYYAQLKY; encoded by the coding sequence ATGAGACTGAACAATAAATTCTGGCTTTTCGCCGTTGTCTGCATGGCGTTTACCGCATCCATCACGGCCATCCTCGCCGTCATCTTCTGGCGTCAAATCGATCCCGCCGGCCAGGCGTTGTTGATTTGGATTTTCAAGAAACAGTTCTGGTATTTCTTTAGTACCGGTGTCTTTCTGTTCGCGGCATTCGGTTTTACCCTGGACTGGTTTTTCCGGTTTTACATTATTCCCCTGAATCAACTCATCGAAGAGACCCGGATCATGAACACGGTCAATCCCGCCCACCGGATGAATATCGATGGCAGCCGGGAGATCAGGGTGCTGTCCGACTTGGTCAATTCGCTGGGCGATCAGTACCAGTCCGCCAGGCACATCATCGATCAGACCGTCGCCTCGGCCAGGGCGGAAACCGAGGCGGAAAAAAACATTCTTGCCACCATCATGGCTGAATTGACCCAGGGGGTGCTGATTTGTGATCCGGAAGGACGGATCTTGTTGTATAACCGCCAGGCCAAACGCGTGTTGAGCAAGGTGAGGAGCGACGAATCGACCAATGGAAGCGGTGAGAGCGGACAGCAGTCGGTGCCAGATGGCTTCATCGGTTTAAGACGTTCCATCTATTCGCTGATCGATGAGCACCTGATTCAATATGCGCTTAAAGAGATCAACCAGAAAATCGATCAACACAGTGAAAGTGTCGCCTCTCATTTTGTGGTTGTGACCCACGATCGCCGCCAGATCGGTGTGGAGACACTGCCAATCCTTGATGCAGACAAGGGGTTTGCCGGATTTGCGTTGATTCTGAGCGATATCACCCAGCAACTTGAACGCTCCGGGCGGATGGATCGGCAGTTTAAAGCCATGGACAAAAACCTGCGTTCGGCCATAGCGGCCATCCGCTCCACGGTAGATCTGATGATCCAGTTTCCCGAAATGGAGACGGATCGCAAGAACGCATTTCTCGGCATCATCGCCGATGAGACCGAGGTCCTGAGTCGGCTCTCGCGCAGCGGTTTGGGGGAGGGCAGTTACCCGCGATCACGCTGGCCACGCTCACCGATCCGGGCTACGGATTTTATCGCCACGGTGAAAAATGAAGCGGCGGGAATCACCGATCTTGACGTTGAAGTGGCCGAATGTGACGCCCGCTGCATGATCCGGGTAGATAGTTACGCCATGCTTCTGGCCATCGTTTTTGTTCTTGAGCATCTTAAAACCGAGTGCCAGGCGCAGTGCAAACGAATCCGCCTGACCGTTCCCGGCAATTTGGTCCAATTGGATCTCATCTGGCAGGGGCCGCCGGTGAAGATTGAAACCCTGCGGCGCTGGAACGAGTTGCCTGTGGCCGCCGAACGCAAAGGCTATCCGTTGACGTTAAGAGAGGTGCTGGCACACAACCATGCGGAAATATGGCCCCATGCTCATCGTGACAAAAGTGGCGAGGCCTGCCTGCGGATTTTTATTCCCATGATTCAATCGGAAAACCCGCCTGAGGATGTCCGCAAAATTCCCCAACTGCCCAAGGGCCGACCTGAATTTTACGATTTCGATCTCTTTCATCAAGCCGGTCAGACACCGGAGATCGAGAAACGGCTATTGGGCGAACTGGTTTATACGGTGTTCGATACGGAAACCACCGGCCTTGACCCCAGGGGAGGGGATGAAATCATATCCATCGGCGCCATCCGGGTGGTGAACGGTCGATTGCTGCACACGGAAACCATCAATCAATTGGTCAATCCCCGGCGTCGGGTGCCACCGGAATCGATAAAATTCCACGGCATCACCGACAAAATGCTGCAAGGCAAGCCGACCATTGAAAAAGTGCTTCCTTTTTTTCAGCGCTTCGTCCAGAATACCGTTCTTGTGGCTCACAACGCCGCCTTTGATATGTTGATGCTGCAAATGAATGAGAAAAAAACAGGTATCCGATTCATCAATCCGGTTTTGGATACCATGCATCTTTCCGCCATCCTTCATCCGTCACACAGTGATCACACGCTGGATGCGATCAGTCAGCGTCTGGGCGTCACCGTGACCCGGCGGCACGATGCGCTGGGGGATGCCATCGCCACCGGTGAGGTATTCCTCAAAATGATTCCACTGCTCAATGAAAAGGGGATTTTCACCCAGAAGGATGCACGCCTGGCCTCCCAACGAACCTACTATGCCCAACTAAAATATTGA
- a CDS encoding SPL family radical SAM protein: MIIKKLFVDANVRTHPEARRIVANIGLAPEWVDDPISLYQWISAADDPVSRGKSVLYLTRNRGGFLKPCPGTREYTCCDYQILHVASFCTMDCSYCILQSYFHPPMLQFFINREDLDRDLDTLFARTQVSRVGTGEFSDSLIWESWTDLTDHLVFRFSQQQRAVLELKTKTVNIQRLEKLDHQRKTIVSWSLNTPTVMKSEERRTASLDARLSAAAQCQQWGYPLAFHFDPMIIYKGCEEEYRQVVKQLFQRISPENIVWISLGTFRFMPALKPVIAQRFPRSKIPYGEFITGLDNKMRYFKPLRIALYRRMADWIREAAPQVRVYYCMEDDAVWQQTMGFVPSADGGLGRLLDDSAIRVCGLNP; the protein is encoded by the coding sequence GTGATCATAAAAAAACTGTTTGTCGATGCCAATGTTCGCACGCATCCCGAAGCCCGTAGGATCGTCGCGAATATCGGTCTTGCCCCCGAATGGGTTGACGACCCCATATCGCTCTATCAATGGATCAGTGCCGCGGATGATCCGGTAAGCCGCGGCAAATCAGTGCTTTACCTAACCCGCAACCGGGGAGGCTTCCTGAAACCGTGCCCGGGCACCCGCGAGTACACCTGTTGCGACTATCAGATCCTGCATGTGGCCTCCTTCTGCACCATGGATTGCTCCTATTGTATTCTGCAAAGCTATTTTCACCCTCCGATGCTCCAGTTTTTCATCAACCGTGAAGATCTTGACCGGGATTTGGATACGCTGTTCGCCAGAACGCAGGTTAGCCGGGTGGGCACCGGTGAGTTTTCCGACAGCCTGATATGGGAATCGTGGACCGATTTGACCGATCACCTGGTATTCCGCTTTTCCCAGCAACAGCGGGCGGTGCTTGAGCTCAAGACCAAAACGGTAAATATTCAACGTCTGGAGAAACTCGATCACCAGCGCAAAACCATCGTCTCCTGGTCCCTGAATACTCCCACGGTGATGAAAAGCGAAGAGCGTCGCACGGCCTCACTGGATGCCCGTCTTTCCGCGGCCGCCCAATGCCAGCAGTGGGGTTACCCGCTGGCGTTTCACTTTGATCCGATGATTATTTATAAGGGATGCGAAGAGGAATACCGACAGGTGGTGAAACAGCTTTTTCAGCGGATTTCACCGGAGAATATCGTCTGGATCAGCCTGGGGACGTTCCGGTTCATGCCGGCCTTGAAACCGGTGATTGCCCAACGGTTTCCCCGATCCAAAATTCCATACGGGGAATTTATTACCGGCCTGGACAACAAGATGCGCTATTTCAAGCCCCTTCGTATCGCCTTGTACCGACGCATGGCAGACTGGATACGGGAAGCGGCCCCTCAGGTGCGGGTATATTACTGCATGGAGGACGATGCCGTATGGCAACAGACCATGGGATTTGTTCCTTCGGCTGATGGGGGACTGGGGCGGTTGCTGGATGACAGTGCCATCAGGGTTTGCGGGCTGAATCCATGA
- a CDS encoding Tfp pilus assembly protein FimT/FimU, translating to MWEKKMRGNSGFSLFEVLTVIAIIAVVAAIAVPNMIAWRNRAKLGEGARDIYSAFQLARSGAAKENADVIVSFDTSVTQGGDFIVFIDDGGGIDADDDGVIDDADNGQADPDTETIFKIGKLPSGVTIDYTALSIKKVTFSSNGLLKTGFGLTVKVLSTSGEEREVVVSSAGRVRIAY from the coding sequence ATGTGGGAGAAGAAAATGCGTGGAAACTCAGGCTTCAGCCTTTTTGAAGTGCTTACCGTGATTGCGATCATTGCCGTTGTGGCTGCCATCGCTGTGCCAAACATGATTGCCTGGCGAAACCGGGCGAAGCTTGGGGAAGGCGCCCGGGACATCTACTCCGCATTCCAGTTGGCGCGATCCGGTGCGGCAAAAGAAAACGCTGACGTCATAGTTTCTTTCGATACCTCTGTTACTCAGGGAGGTGACTTCATCGTTTTCATCGATGATGGTGGTGGAATCGATGCTGACGACGATGGCGTTATTGATGATGCGGACAATGGACAGGCGGATCCCGACACCGAGACAATTTTTAAGATAGGCAAGCTTCCCAGCGGCGTGACCATCGACTACACGGCGCTTTCCATCAAAAAAGTGACCTTTAGCAGCAATGGGCTGCTTAAAACTGGATTCGGCCTAACCGTGAAGGTTTTGAGCACGTCGGGCGAGGAAAGAGAAGTAGTGGTGAGTTCGGCCGGCAGGGTCAGAATAGCATATTAA
- a CDS encoding prepilin-type N-terminal cleavage/methylation domain-containing protein: MSLKNNNGFTLIELMVALVISSIVMAGIFSTYQTQLRSHLTQQSVVDMHQNARAAMYVMKAEIQMAGYDPTSRADSTVLVATDTSFQFEIDANGNGDCNDGNEVIRYALNGSDLGRATGTAGTLQPMAENIDAVDFVYFDSDMNRVDPAAGTLTEKDLASIRLVQVSIVARADDPVMAYKKTDTTTYKNSLGDTILSAQNDTARRTLLSTSVWCRNMGM; encoded by the coding sequence ATGAGCCTGAAAAATAATAACGGCTTTACCTTGATCGAACTCATGGTGGCTTTGGTAATCAGCAGCATCGTGATGGCGGGTATCTTTTCGACCTACCAGACCCAGCTGCGTTCGCATCTGACCCAGCAAAGTGTGGTCGATATGCACCAGAACGCCAGAGCGGCGATGTACGTAATGAAAGCGGAAATCCAGATGGCTGGTTACGACCCGACATCGCGGGCCGACTCGACGGTGTTGGTGGCCACCGACACCAGCTTTCAATTTGAGATCGATGCTAATGGAAACGGCGATTGTAATGACGGCAACGAGGTTATCCGATATGCGTTAAACGGAAGTGACCTCGGACGAGCGACAGGTACGGCAGGCACATTACAGCCGATGGCCGAAAACATCGACGCAGTTGATTTTGTATACTTTGATAGCGATATGAATCGGGTCGATCCGGCCGCCGGTACGTTGACCGAAAAAGATCTGGCTTCGATCCGCCTGGTGCAGGTCTCCATCGTCGCCCGGGCCGACGATCCCGTGATGGCCTACAAAAAGACCGATACGACCACGTATAAAAATTCATTGGGGGATACAATTCTTAGCGCACAAAACGACACCGCCCGGCGCACGCTGTTGAGCACGAGTGTCTGGTGCCGCAACATGGGAATGTGA
- a CDS encoding prepilin-type N-terminal cleavage/methylation domain-containing protein encodes MEKRKQHLNPKLEQAGFSIVEVMIAMAIFSIGILAVWSMQLNAAKGNTRAQSVTYSSEWALGQVERLLVQGMGGTTAYNKLAPSSSLSQDVDGMDNDNDGEIDEGGENGSLWVLNKDADGVDNNYNGQIDENGEDGPLSVSLNIEEVSPDSTTDIYNYKIVTVTVTKTVGSETRTIVLENRVPNIV; translated from the coding sequence ATGGAAAAACGCAAACAACACCTAAACCCAAAATTGGAACAGGCCGGATTCAGCATTGTTGAAGTGATGATCGCCATGGCCATTTTCAGTATCGGCATCCTGGCCGTCTGGAGCATGCAGCTCAACGCCGCCAAGGGCAACACCAGGGCCCAGAGCGTTACCTATAGCAGCGAATGGGCGCTGGGTCAGGTTGAACGGCTGTTGGTTCAGGGGATGGGAGGGACTACCGCCTACAATAAACTTGCTCCGTCATCTTCGTTGTCTCAGGATGTGGATGGTATGGACAATGACAATGACGGTGAAATTGACGAGGGCGGTGAAAACGGATCACTTTGGGTATTAAATAAAGACGCCGATGGGGTGGATAATAACTATAACGGTCAAATCGACGAAAATGGTGAAGATGGACCACTTTCGGTCTCCTTGAATATCGAAGAAGTGAGTCCTGATAGTACCACGGATATTTACAACTACAAGATTGTCACCGTTACAGTAACCAAGACCGTAGGCAGCGAGACGCGTACTATCGTTTTGGAGAACAGGGTACCCAATATCGTTTAA
- a CDS encoding PilX N-terminal domain-containing pilus assembly protein codes for MHDSIKRMASDESGSVIIAALLILVTLTIMGIWAMNTTTVEYEIATNDQLHKIAFTNADSGVYVVPKLISRTINESTEQTSTELDSFGFSLFDDADGDSTNDDDTTDLFNEIMGYDSSDDDADISFSAGSYDDTVEVDIERTGQQNVAGGGVEFGSGAEGIGVGSTGGVRILYALDSVGSGPRNSQSNVAATYRKVIGVAGGL; via the coding sequence ATGCACGATTCAATAAAAAGAATGGCGTCCGACGAAAGCGGGTCGGTGATCATTGCCGCCCTGTTGATTCTGGTCACCCTGACCATTATGGGCATATGGGCCATGAACACCACCACCGTGGAGTACGAGATTGCCACCAACGACCAGCTCCACAAGATCGCTTTCACCAATGCGGACAGCGGGGTTTACGTGGTTCCTAAGCTGATTTCCAGAACCATCAATGAGAGCACGGAACAAACCTCTACGGAACTTGATTCTTTTGGATTCAGCTTATTTGATGATGCAGATGGTGATTCAACCAATGATGATGATACAACCGATCTGTTCAATGAAATCATGGGATACGATAGCTCTGACGATGATGCGGATATCAGTTTCAGCGCCGGGAGCTATGATGACACCGTTGAAGTCGACATCGAGCGTACCGGGCAGCAGAACGTTGCCGGCGGCGGCGTTGAATTCGGTAGCGGCGCCGAGGGCATCGGGGTGGGCTCGACCGGCGGTGTCCGCATTCTCTACGCACTGGATTCCGTTGGTTCCGGGCCGCGGAACAGCCAGTCCAATGTGGCGGCCACTTATCGCAAAGTCATTGGCGTAGCAGGGGGGTTATAA